The Primulina huaijiensis isolate GDHJ02 chromosome 17, ASM1229523v2, whole genome shotgun sequence genome window below encodes:
- the LOC140962997 gene encoding pentatricopeptide repeat-containing protein At1g80270, mitochondrial-like has product MWTLRRTSIYLKNRGLSYGVSQICCETSDNSTRHLENCYSGFAEPQEKLLDGFLSTARFYNTSTSKSYTEIRTFSSQTGPKCSGEDDDDLEDGFSDLETPHVLVQETVSGDENSDGPTSESELSEEVDTDDMQKELEVLRTETGVGEAKSTKKRATSAMTRVILATPSWVSEIMDKWVKEGNKVTQADVSLCMIELRKRRLFVKALQLSEWLESSKHIDFIESNYASRVDLIAKVRGLQKAETYIEQIPDSCRGELVYRTLLANSVYLLNTKKTEDLFNKMKSLGLPITCFSCNQLLLLYKKTDKKKIADVLLLMEKENIKPSHFTYQVLIDVKGQSRDISGMEQVVQTMKAEGVKASTQLLASIARHYVTAGLKDKAETILKEIEGDAIKKNPWVSRWLLPIYASLGREDEVGRIWKVCESNPNFDQCVAAIEAWGQLKKIDNAEAAFDKMLEKTKRPTSQHFSALLRVYANHKMLAKGKELVKRMGETGCTIGPLAWDALVKLYVGAGEVEKADSILEKVVSQKRGRPLFTSYFAIMDGYAKKGDIHNAEKLFLKMKRAGYVPGLTQYYSLLQAYTKAKAPAYGFRERMKADNVFPNKALAMQLDRASTVQKSTLSALLE; this is encoded by the exons ATGTGGACACTCCGCAGAACTTCTATTTATCTCAA AAATCGGGGATTAAGTTATGGAGTCTCTCAAATTTGCTGCGAGACATCAGATAACTCAACTCGTCATTTGGAAAATTGTTATTCTGGTTTTGCTGAACCTCAAGAAAAGTTATTAGATGGGTTTCTATCTACTGCAAGATTCTACAACACTTCTACTTCTAAGTCGTATACAGAAATTCGTACTTTTTCTTCTCAAACTGGTCCAAAGTGTAGTGGAGAGGATGATGATGACTTGGAAGATGGTTTTTCTGATCTCGAAACTCCTCATGTTCTGGTTCAAGAAACTGTATCTGGTGATGAGAATAGTGATGGGCCAACCTCTGAGTCGGAGCTATCGGAAGAGGTAGATACAGATGACATGCAAAAGGAGTTGGAGGTTTTACGTACTGAGACTGGTGTTGGAGAAGCAAAATCTACCAAAAAGAGAGCTACTTCAGCAATGACTAGAGTCATCCTAGCCACTCCCTCATGGGTAAGCGAGATTATGGATAAATGGGTTAAAGAAGGAAACAAAGTGACCCAAGCAGATGTCTCGTTATGCATGATTGAACTTCGGAAACGGCGACTGTTCGTCAAGGCCTTGCAG CTGTCAGAATGGCTGGAGTCGTCTAAGCATATTGATTTCATTGAGAGTAATTATGCTTCTCGCGTTGATCTAATTGCCAAAGTACGCGGTCTTCAAAAGGCAGAGACATACATTGAGCAGATTCCTGACTCTTGTCGAGGTGAATTAGTCTATCGTACTCTGCTGGCGAACTCTGTTTATCTGCTGAATACGAAGAAAACTGAAGatttattcaataaaatgaAGAGTTTAGGATTACCTATTACCTGCTTTTCTTGCAATCAGTTGCTACTTCTATACAAGAAAACTGATAAGAAGAAAATCGCTGATGTTCTACTGTTAATGGAGAAAGAAAACATCAAGCCATCCCATTTTACTTACCAGGTTTTGATTGATGTGAAAGGGCAGTCTAGAGATATTTCTGGAATGGAACAAGTTGTTCAGACCATGAAAGCTGAAGGTGTGAAAGCTAGTACTCAACTTTTGGCATCCATTGCACGGCACTATGTCACTGCAGGGTTAAAAGATAAGGCTGAGACGATATTGAAAGAAATTGAAGGAGACGCTATAAAGAAAAATCCATGGGTTTCTCGATGGTTGCTCCCAATTTATGCTTCCCTTGGAAGGGAGGATGAAGTTGGGAGAATCTGGAAAGTTTGTGAATCCAATCCAAATTTTGATCAGTGTGTGGCAGCTATTGAAGCTTGGGGACAACTCAAGAAAATCGATAATGCTGAAGCAGCCTTTGATAAAATGTTGGAAAAAACCAAGAGACCCACCTCACAGCATTTTTCTGCTCTCCTAAGGGTGTATGCAAATCATAAGATGCTGGCGAAGGGGAAGGAACTCGTGAAGCGAATGGGAGAAACTGGTTGCACCATTGGGCCGCTCGCTTGGGATGCTCTAGTGAAGCTTTATGTTGGAGCTGGAGAAGTTGAGAAAGCAGACTCTATACTTGAAAAGGTTGTTAGTCAGAAAAGGGGCAGGCCCCTCTTTACTTCTTATTTCGCGATCATGGATGGGTATGCAAAGAAAGGTGACATACACAATGCTGAGAAGCTCTTCCTAAAGATGAAACGGGCTGGGTATGTCCCAGGGCTCACACAATATTATTCACTTCTTCAGGCTTACACAAAAGCCAAGGCTCCAGCTTATGGGTTCCGCGAGAGGATGAAGGCCGATAATGTTTTCCCAAACAAAGCATTGGCCATGCAGTTGGACCGAGCTAGCACAGTTCAAAAGTCGACGCTATCCGCGTTGCTGGAATAA
- the LOC140962917 gene encoding rhomboid-like protein 20: protein MNGGPSGFNNAPLTRTTVIATVLFTIIFGIRGRHRNLAWSHQDIFKKLQIWKLIVSVFGFSSTPELVFGIYLLYYFRVFERQIGSNKYSVFVVFSTTVSLVLEAIAQWLLKDPSLNILTSGPYGLIFSSFVPFYFDIPVSTRFRVFSLNFSDKTFIYLAGLQLLLSSWKRSMLPGICGILAGSLYRSNVFHTRRMKLPDFVAYFFSRLSWPSVGNTSPTVSPRNILGSAPSSASRHMQGNYPAPAPTSSMLEPPEDSIVTLVSMGFERNSARQALIRAGNDINAATNILLDPRTS, encoded by the exons ATGAACGGCGGCCCATCGGGTTTCA acaATGCGCCACTGACAAGGACGACAGTGATAGCTACTGTTCTTTTCACAATTATATTTGGGATCCGAGGTCGTCACAGAAACCTCGCATGGTCTCACCAG GATATTTTTAAGAAACTTCAAATATGGAAGCTGATAGTTTCGGTTTTTGGCTTCTCATCCACGCCGGAGCTAGTTTTTGGAATTTATCTGCTGTATTACTTCCGTGTGTTTGAGAGGCAGATAGGATCTAATAAATATTCT GTCTTTGTGGTGTTTTCTACTACTGTATCTTTAGTTCTTGAAGCCATTGCGCAATGGCTACTCAAAG ATCCTTCCTTGAATATACTCACGTCAGGACCATATGGCcttattttttcttcatttgtACCTTTCTATTTCGACATTCCAGTGTCAACACGATTTCGTGTGTTTAGTCTCAACTTTTCTGACAagacttttatatatttagctGGTCTTCAG CTCCTCTTGTCATCGTGGAAAAGATCTATGCTACCAGGGATCTGTGGTATTCTGGCAGGTTCCTTGTACCGCTCAAATGTGTTCCATACACGTAGAATGAAG TTACCAGATTTTGTTGCTTACTTCTTCTCAAGACTCTCTTGGCCATCTGTTGGAAACACATCGCCCACGGTATCACCGAGGAACATTCTGGGAAGTGCACCATCGTCCGCTTCTCGCCATATGCAG GGAAATTATCCAGCTCCTGCTCCCACGTCATCCATGTTGGAACCACCCGAGGACTCCATTGTTACACTGGTTTCAATGGGATTCGAAAGGAACTCAGCAAGGCAAGCTCTAATACGTGCTGGGAACGACATTAATGCAGCAACCAACATCCTTCTCGACCCACGCACAAGTTGA
- the LOC140963295 gene encoding uncharacterized protein: MQALFEQSDIEEIMKIPVPTAASEDIHLWHFSRDGCYTVKSGYRLLMTNIAISNSAQHAPGLWNRMWTVHVPPKACWEAVNLVYLVNDKATNSDSFMQWFFGCLECWPHKLLPTMFMTIWSIWKYRNDKLWNAAERSTRVNIKLAVDFLNDWIAARKSPHITHSQMNASEEELTWKNPPSGFMKCNVDAGSIEVREAKAMSLLDAITWAASLDMQHIIFETDSKTVVEAVHSNAVDHSDFGTIIGECCSLLSRERYYKVHFTRQQANIVAHNLARAAISHASPCVLFDAPSFICDTLIHDCNELALS; encoded by the exons ATGCAAGCCTTATTCGAACAAAGTGATATTGAGGAAATCATGAAAATACCAGTACCAACGGCTGCATCTGAGGATATCCATTTATGGCATTTCAGTAGAGATGGGTGCTATACAGTCAAATCGGGATACAGGCTCCTTATGACAAATATTGCAATTTCGAATAGTGCACAACACGCACCTGGATTATGGAATCGAATGTGGACAGTCCATGTACCACCAAAG GCTTGTTGGGAAGCTGTAAACTTGGTGTACCTTGTAAATGATAAGGCAACTAACTCAGATTCATTTATGCAATGGTTTTTCGGCTGTTTGGAATGCTGGCCCCATAAATTATTGCCCACCATGTTCATGACTATATGGAGCATATGGAAATACAGAAATGACAAACTATGGAATGCGGCAGAAAGATCAACCCGGGTTAATATAAAATTAGCTGTTGATTTCCTCAATGACTGGATAGCGGCTCGCAAATCACCCCATATCACACACTCTCAAATGAATGCATCTGAGGAGGAGCTTACTTGGAAAAATCCACCATCAGGATTCATGAAATGCAATGTCGATGCG GGGTCAATTGAAGTACGAGAAGCAAAAGCAATGTCGCTACTTGATGCCATAACCTGGGCCGCATCTTTGGATATGCAACATATTATATTCGAAACAGATTCGAAAACCGTGGTGGAGGCAGTTCACTCAAATGCAGTAGATCACAGCGATTTTGGAACAATTATTGGAGAATGCTGCTCCCTTCTGTCAAGAGAACGTTACTACAAAGTTCATTTTACTAGACAACAAGCGAATATAGTTGCCCACAACCTTGCTCGAGCAGCCATTTCTCACGCTAGTCCTTGTGTCCTCTTTGATGCTCCTAGTTTTATTTGTGATACTTTAATTCATGATTGTAATGAACTTGCTTTGAGCTAA